The window TTCTCATGCTTATATATCTCTCTATTTCAGCTCATTTTGAACCCCTATTTCTTTCGCtctaaaaaacaagaaaaacttatttcttcttcaccatccaagTATCTTGATTTTATTTTACAGTTTTATAATGATAGAAACAAAGTGCTCTTTTCTCCTTTTCTTGTGAAATCCTCAAGGCTCATGCAGCTTAGCTATCATAATAAAGTCTATATATTTGGAGCTTTAGCTTTCAAGGGAGTTAATTCTTTTTAACAAAATAAtactttgtcttttttttttctcccacCTCTCTGTTAAGAATTAAGTTggatttcagtttttttttttttttaccctttaATTTCAAGATTTCCAAGGTTCCATTTTTTTCCCCAGCTTTTGGAACTATTGTTCAGTGTTCATGGAAGGTTATATTGGTTATTGTTTCGGGTAAGTTCCTTATTATTATATATACCCCTCTTTGGACGTTTTACTTGACATgaagtttaaaaaaataaaggaacATTTTCTAAACTCGAGATCTAACATAAATCATAGAAATTTATGTGGTTAGAAATCATTTcgtaaaattaaattaaatttttattaaatacagaaatatgtcattcttttttagaccgACTAAAAAGGAagaagtgtcatataaattgggacgacGGGTGTAGATATTTATGAAGTTTTTTTTGCTTTGTCAGTCTTCTTCTATCAAATTTCTCATGTGAATTCTATATGAATTCTATTGTTCTCTGTTTGAATTATGTAAATATCCTTGTCCAAGCTTTAATTGAAAGATTACGCTGGGTAGATACGTTAATTTTGTTATGCATGTACACCATATTTTGTTGACTTCTTCGTtcatttacttctttatattttgaattgacatagtaaaaattatttttttttgtcagTTGTTAGGGATCATGTCATTTCATTTAAGCTTTATGCTCGGTGCGGTGTGAAGTCATTATAATTGACTAATTTTACGTTGACGATGGCCTACCACAACCGTCATATTTTATCTGAGCTTAGGAGTTTTATTTGAGGTATCTATATGTAGAGGCTTGAAAGTATGCTTACCAAAATCAATATCTCTAAATTCTGAATTCGATTATGCATGTAACTATTCTTGTTAACATGACTTGCTTTTAATTTGCAGTCTTCAGTTAAGTTGTAAATGGTGATGCTGAGTTACAAATCAAGAAGAAAGGCTGACTACTAACTAGCAAACAAAGGTTGATATGGCAGATCAAAGTTCTAATTTTCCTTCTCCCAATTCCACCCATAATCACACCAATAAACCAAATTCACCCTTTTTAGGTCCTCCAAGAATTTTCAATGGGCTTTTAACAAGAAGCCTATCTGACACAGAAGCAACAAGAAGCACATCTCAGTTCCAAACAAGTCGGGGTCGGGTGTATGATACTAACACTGTCATTAGCCCAAATTCCATTCTTGATGGCCATGGCATGCAAAATTACAATCTTCGAAATCCTTTTGGTTATGCCAGAAAATCAAAAGTCCCCATCACTAAAAAGCCTCCAAATAACAAGTCGGAATTAGAAACTATTAAAACAACGACGAAAAACATGCCTCGGTCTCAAGCAAGTCGGGTGTATGATGCTGAATCCATCAGTAGCCCAAATTCCATTCTTGATGGCATGCAAAATTGCAATCTTGGGAACCCTTTTGGCTATGATAAAAAATCACCAAACCCCATCTCTAAAAAGCCTCCAAATGACAAGTTGGAATCAAAAGCTATTAAAACAACGCCTCAGTTTCGAACAAGTCGGGGTCAGCtgtatgattttgaatccgtCACTAGCCCAGATTCCATTCATGATGGCATGCAAAATCTCAATCTTAGGGACCCTTTCGGTTATGATAGAAAACCACCAAACCCCATCACTAAAAGTCCTTCAAATAACAAGTTGGAATCAGAAAGCATTGGACTTGCTCTCATTGATCCTATAGAAAATAGTGAAAAGTTCCCTGTCTTATTTGGAGCAAAGCTCAAAGTTGAAATTCCCAGTTCTATTGAGGTGAAAAATACTTGTGGGGATTTTGGTGAAATGGAGAGTTCAGAGGACTACACTTGTGTGACCACTCATGGTCCTAATCCAAGAACAACTCATATATTTGATAATTGCATTGTTGAGAGTTGTTGTGGAGTCAGAAAGTTGTCTGAATTAATGAAGGAGAACACTTGCAACTCTTGCAAAGTTGATCACACTGCGGGCAAAGACATCTAACATGTAAGTGTATGCATgaggaataattttttttttccttgtttaTTTGTTTGTAGCTTTTACCTATGAACTTAGGCTTGCAATCCAGTGGCATCGATAGAGATCTTTCATATAATAAGTTTGAGTTCAATCTCAAAGCTCCTTAAGTTTCACAAGCTTATTGTTGAAATTTTTCACGTAATAAGTTTGAGTTCAATTCTAACTCTCCTTATTTCCCTAAGGAGCTTTGCAATTAAACGTAATGGGTTTCGCTTAAAAGGATGATTAAATGCTGTTTGTTAGAATAAAAATtgtctatttttttatttttaccccTGCCCcgggacttttctttttctatctTGGTGATTTGAATTCACAATCTCCGGGTTGAAGGTGAAGGGCGTTTACGATCTGAGTAACCCTTCTTTTCTAGTCTATGGTTATGATGAATCCCATGAAGTGAATTGAATACAATGAAAATAGATGATTAATCCTAACTTGTTTGTGAGACTTAATTTAATAAAGTGAATGTTTGATTGTTTTTGTAGGATGATCTCATTTCTTTTATAACAATAGTGTTTGAGTCTGTTGGCATGTATTTTAGATTATTTTACCGCGTGCGTTGATCTTCATTTGCTCGTGGAACTAGAATTGAACCTCGGTTTCTTTCATAGTTTTGAACTGTGGTCCCTCTCATGTGTACAATTGCATTTTAAAACATGATCAATTTGTTTTGATACTTCAATTTATAAATTGATTGTCGATTGTATTTTGTACATATACCGTCACATTTCGTGCAACGGTAGTTACAAATGTTTGAATCAATTGGGACGTACCTTGGCTATTTTAATACGTGTGTTATTTTTGACTAGCTCATGTAATGAAATTAGTTGAACCCCGGTCTCTCTCATAGTCTTCACTTATTTATTTGGCCACTAGGCCACACCTTTGAAGTATCTATAATTTTATTGTAAAACATTCAACGCTGATTATATGTGAGCTTGCTATCTTTGTATATTTTGCACAGTTAATTCTGCCTTCTAAGGATTGGGCTGATGCGAAAAAATCACTTATTAGATCTCTGTCTCTGCAGTAATTGGAATTTTGATCTCCTttaattttcactcatttttttatTCCTGCAGGGGTGACACAGCTTTTTGCAACCATGAATCAAGAGGATGATGAACCAAAAAATGAATGATGAATTTAGGACTATAGTGATTTTTTTTCATGCTAATCTGTTTTGTCACTTTAACAAAGAATTTTGGCATCTTTTAATTAGTGGATATGAATGAAGTCTATTTTTCCAATTTTGACAAGACCTATGGTGGACCAAATCTAACGTGGTTTTGTTGGAGTTTTCTTGACTTGTCTTTGTTGTATCTTTCAACTAATTGTCTTATTGTTTATCTTTTAGTGATGATGTAAAGTCTCGAGTACTCGTCTTGATCAAAGTTTTATGTATTTGGTTGATTATATGCTTAGCTGTCCACTTATGACCTTGGTCCTTCCATTCCACGAGGAAGCTgcattgtttttattttatttataaataataCAAAATTAACTATAAATATTTTTGTGAtaacatttttatttatttatcaggAACCAAAAAATGAGTAAAAAAATCTAtttattttgcaaaaaaaaattaaaaaaaattacatgaAGAATATTTTCCTTCATGTAAAAGTAGAAATTTTGGACATACATTTAATTGGTAAACAAGTTGAAATTTTGTGCCAGATTTTcgaaacattttaaaaaaatcaaaaaaaaaaaaaaagatttcctGGTGAAACAGCTCCTAGGTAAACATTTGGACATGAATTGATTGATATttgatttaattaaaaaaataatcttTGCGTTATAATCTATGAGTAACTTGTTTCCTAATCAAACGATCCCTTATTTAGTACAGTGATTTAGTGAATACAACTCCAATCTTGCCTATAACCAAAGCTACTCTATGACGAGTATTTGATTTCTTGAAACCAACTCTATGAAAACAATTTCAAGGAGGATGCTCAAAAAACAAACCTATTTTATCTGTCAGGAAACTAAGCTGACCATGTCAAACTGGTGAATTGCATTGAAATTTATAGAGATaactagatggcttatgcccgtgcgcaatacttcggattatagtgtatctatgtatgtgtagttgtgtttagatagtgataatatatatatatatatatatatatatatatatatatatatatatatatatgtactatgttcaaaatacgattaatataacattatagtttgtgttgTCATATCTTTGAGCAAGAAATGACAGAGACACGCCAGGGTGGTGCAATACAGTTGATACATCACTGTTAAATATACTTATGTTGatactactacaacaacaacatatctagcGTAATTCCACAGTTATGTTAATTACACTGTGTAGACATCATATGTATGTTGTTGTTAGTGTCAATTGTCTATACTTCTGTAgacattccaaaatcttcataaGCAACCTTAAGTAACCATAGAAACTTTATAACCAGAGAAGTGATTTTTCACAACTATCAACAATTGGTACATGTCAATTTCTTCATGGATTTCAGAAAAGACAATAAAAGCAGGGCATTACAAAGGCCAAACACTGGCCAAATCAAGAAAGCAGAAACGACTGAAGATAAAAGAACAGAAAGGGAAAACAATATAGCTTcataatgaatgaatgaatgatcAAACAGGACCAAACATAAAGAATCAAATTACATACATATTTCTTGTTTGCTTCTCAACTAATATCTAACCTATGAAGATCATTGTTTACAACTATTAAGAATTGTTAAATTCTAATTTCTCGCAGTAAGTTATCTGACATAAAAAAACACAGCACTATAAAGGCCAAATATATTGGCTACAATTGACAGTAATATGATCATACTTTCCACCACTGTGAACACTCTAGAAAGCGTGTAATGCTCTGTGCTCTTGGAACTGTCCAGTGCATATTGCGCTATCCTCCATGCTAATGTCTCCGGCACATCCGACTTCCATCGATAAACTTCAACTGCCAATTAATGTCGAGCAAAATCGTTCCAAAAGTAAATAATTTCCAGCTCAGAGTAATTATGTCTTTCTTTTGCTTTCATGAACTTTCACTATTGCAGGCTTATTTACCACTGTTGGCTCAGTCCACACAAGTCATATTTAAATGGTTTGAGTGTTTAGAATCCTCTTTACTTAAATTCTGTCTGTCAATGGTATCATACAGGACCAATTAGTTTCTAAAGGCTCCTGAGAACACCTTCATGTATATAACTCCTTGATGGAGAAAGCCATTTTGCTACAGTGTACCACAATTTACAAAAAAGGAATATTCCTCATTTCAATTTCACAGGGCTTTTCATGGATAAATTAATAAGCATATACCAATTATGAGATCAGATTCTTTTAGTCGTGATCCTCTCTCTAGTCTACACCATATTTTATAGGACACATATATGTGAGTAGATGGTTCCATCATTGTAAAGTTGATTGGCATTTACCTTCTTTTTTACAGTTATATTTCTAGTTGGAATGTTTGATGAATCTTATTCCATCTTACTCATCCTTATTCATCTACTAATAATGACCTGGGGATTCTAAATACTTTTCTTCCCAgattatatatattcctattgcAATTAGATGTCATATAAAGCATTATCATAAGAATGTACATGGATCGTTGTTTACGTGATGCGTGGGCCCGACATTCCGGCTTAAATGTACTTTTATGTGAACAATATCACTTCACAATCCGATAATTTAGAAAGAGATAATTATGAAACTACAATAGGTTAAAAATATGATCCTATAAGAATAGGATGGTAGCAAGCACAAAACAAAACGAAGCTTAGTAAAATAAATCAACTAATACCAATTCAACTCTTAAGAATGAAAAACATGTTATGAATGCATATACTTCTGTTCAAGATGTGTTTAAATGGGAGCAGCATGctattataccccattttaacccgggttagagcggagtacagcatattggagattcctatattgctttgttttaaggagtcgccacctaattgattttacggtgaattaggacacctgattattaactaaggtaaagccgaTTATACCTCCGTTAATAgcctgcttaaccagtgtgattctaggtaagggttctatattatcctaaagggaaggggttaggcatcttttagaatccgttaacttacggttatccgaccaaacttaggttaattaaataatatttaaaatttaagaaaatagccttgaaagaaaaagaaaaaaagatgacTTATAATTAACAAAGTTTGAAATATTATTGTGTGAATGAGGCGCTCTATATGGTGAAAAGCAGGTATTTAACGTTCAGAGCGGTAATCCTAAATGAGAAAATCTACCCATTCTAATCCTACGTGAATCATAAGTTACACACATACTTTCAAACCACAgacaaattagcaatcataaagaTGGATGAGAAGAAATGAACGAtaagaaaaaaaagagtaaaatgTTGCAGGGGATCTCTAACGAGTTTCGCCTGCCCGAGATGATTTAAGAATTGCGACACGAGAGGACCACGTGGAGGGATGTGTCAagtctcatcttgagactttgtttCGATAAAGTCCCGAActaagactccgtttgctccgatgtgtacatgtaaaagaaagggaAATAAGATCAGTATCTGAATCGAGACCATTTAAACTAGTCATTTCTCAATCAAAGTTAATGAGAGAGCGGCAAaagaaagggtcaaaaataccacATTTAGTGGGCAGCAACATGACACTAGAAAGTACTTCAAACAGAATATATCCGATATTGCTAAACCACTACAACAAGGACTTTAACCGAAACAGACATATGAGAGCATGCTTTATATCGTATTGGATTCAACTTCTTCAACAAAATCATAACTATGCTAGCAAATAATTCAAGGATTTCAAGGGAGATACATACAGCATGTATTCATAAAATTTGACCAAAATAGGACCTCAAACGGGTATCACAAGTTTCCCAGAATATTAGATGGATTCATAGATGCTACAAGTTGCAATTTAACAATCTTTCTATGCATACTCTGCGACTTTGGAATACCGAATCAATTGACTTAGACTCATATCATGGATATAGACTTAGCAAGAACTACAATAAGACTATACACTGAACAGACGAAAGACCAGAAACTTGAACTACTCTATCATTTAACAACCAGGTTTGAAGCTACACCCAGAGGTTATTGAAAGATGGGTGTTCAACTGCCTCTTAACAAAGTAAGCATATATTCATGACCACAACACACATTTGACATAAATTTTGCAATGACACAGACTTACAGGAATATGCTTGATCGCACAAGTTGAATCAAAGGTAAAATCATGGTTGTCTAGGACTGCTTCAAGCTATAATAGCACATAAGACGTGACTAAACTAATTAAAGCAGGAGTATGCATAATGCTACTAAGCTAAATTAAACTGAGACTAAACCCGCCGAGACCACAGACAGGTATAAACACATAAACACATTTTGATTAGATTAATAGCTTCTTCATTATACCAATCAGTCACAGGGCTAAGATCTAAGGAGACAGCCAATTAGCAGGACTACAAATCATACATTTAAAGCGGGAATGAAAACTAATTGCATGCTAATCGTACAGGCACCAACAACAGAGCTCTAAAACTGGCAGTATTAGCTAAAACACACGATGCCAAAACTAGCATAAAATCAAACCACATATTTAACTAAAATCTAAAACATGTTGATTACTCGAACTAAACATATAATTAACACTTTAGATAACACAAAAGCTACAGAAaataccttcttcgggtgcagcgaagtgggtacggggttTCGATATCCGCTCGAACACTTTTAAAACTCAATATCCAGAAGTAAACAAGACTgctaaaatttaattttttactTAAGGGATTTTTAGCGACAAAACGAAAGCTTTCAATTTCTATGGAATTTGAAAGGATAAAggactcaaaaaaaaattaagggaTTTTGTGCGGCTGAGAACTTAgtttcttggggaatttcatgaatcaaAAAAATCTCCAGATTCTTGGGGGGTTTTCCCTAATCCGAAAATCCTCCTCCTTTCCAATCTCTCCCCTTTCTTTATAGTTGTTTGAAGGAAGCGAGAGAGGGAAAAGCGTGGGGAACAAGGGTAGTGGAAATGGCAGAAGACGTGGGGGAACAGGAAGGAGTGGGGTGACAGTGGCGCGgggggacaggggtaagtggagaggagcggCAGTGGCGTGGAAGAGAGAAGGGAGAGAAAAGAGGAAGGGAGAGAGCCATAGGGGGGGTTGGCGGCGTGAAGGAGATTAAAAGGAACCCTAGTGGTTCCTTTTTGTTCAAATGGAATTGGGTCGGGTCAAATGATTTAATGGACTGGGTCGATTTTattttgggctgggtattaaaatgtggactgatttgAAAATTGAGTTCAAAATATGGACTGGTCAAAaatgtttatgagttgattgggctactacatttaaatgaaagactaatttaaattacttaatgtgcaattattaatactcggataataaattatgccgtcataatagcagtgcaataatatttgaaattcaacagtaagtaaatgctgttatttaattatgcgaagataaatgcgatgcgtgtgcgtaagacgGTAAAAATAttgaaatgataattatgataatactagtaataataaaaaatagtaacaaaaataataataataataataataatgataataataataataatagtaataataataatggtagtaatgacggtagtaaaagataatgacaggataatgaaatgccggtattaataaaagctaattatagtaaaaaaatgcaaataattattttttaaagttgccaaaatattagaagcgaaaaataggtattttggaggaaaggtgggacaaaattgggtgtcaacaacttgtccctctttgcctggtaatgatgaaagaattttcgggcaaagacgttgacttagtagcctattttgtcccggctaaaggaccATGGAGgattaagggtaaagaaaattacggccgaaactctggtctctgaattgcctacatatctcgggttgcacgagaatcaggccgtgtgtagttctgggatgactATGACACCTATGACTGGTAACTCACaatttgatgcgaatcttcgcaaaaaatattgtcccagtgtcgagttatgatgacactgggtatttgTGATAGAACTTTGAAAATGGAGTGTGCTGGAATGCGAACGGGATATTTGGAATTGGAGCctagtgttcgaggtagatctttgacccttgtcgggaagtctgcttatccttcccgacgtattgccccagttcactgccgaagaaatagttccacgttgcgctaaagctcctgcgaaactttaaactagataaaatagtcagtaaaagtaaatattgaaataaagcgatgcaagtgcggtgcaatgcggctgcgagcatacgcaggggcatttgaaaagaataataataaaacaaagcaggtgcggtgcgatgtcttatgcagaaattttcaaaggcgGTGCGCAGTCcgtgcaacatgaaaggcggtgctcagccttgtgaggaaatttaaaagggcggtgcatggcccatgtaacatatgaaaaagcgatgcaaagggcggtgcgcagcccatgcatgatgaaaggcggtgctcagccttatgcagaaatttaaaagggcggtgcatggcccatgtaatatatgaaagcgatgcaaaggacggtgcgcagcccatgcatcatgtgaaaggcggtgcacagccttatgcagaaatttaaaagggcggtgcatggcccaagcaatatatgaaagcgatgcaaagggcggtgcgcatcccatgcatcatatgaaaggcggtgctcagccttatgcagaaatttaaaagggcggtgcatggcccaggcaatatatgaaagcgatgcaaagggcggtgcgcagcccatgcatcatacgaaaggcggtgcacagccttatgcagaaatttaaaagggtggtgcatggcccaggcagtatatgaaagcgatgcaaagggcggtgcgcagcccatgcatcctatgaaaggcggtgcgcagccttatgcgaaaattttaaaaggcggtgcatggcccaagcaatatatgaaagcgatgcaaagggcggtgcgcagcctatgcatcatatgaaaggcggtgcacagccttatgcagaaatttaaaagggcggtgcatggcccaggcaatatatgaaagcgatgcaaagggcagtgcgcagcccatgcatcatatgaaaagcggtgcacagccttatgcagaaatttaaaagggcggtgcatggcccatgcaatatataaaggcgatgcaaagggcggtgcgcagcccatgcatcatatgaaaggcggtgcacagccttacgcagaaatttaaaagggcggtgcatgacccatgtaatatatgaaaggcggtgcacagccttatgcagaaatttaaaagggcggtgcatggcccaggcaatataagaaagcgatgcaaagggcggtgcgcggcccatgcatcatatgaaaggcggtgcacagccttatgcagaaatttaaaagggcggtgcatggcccaggcaatatataaAAGGCGAACGAGCTTAAAAtgccctattaaaggcggactagcctaaaacgtcctattgaaggcggacgagcctaaatgtcctattaaaggcggacgggcctaaagtgtcctattgaaggcggacgagcctaaagtgtcctattgaaggcggacgagcctaaatgtcctattaaaggcggacgggcctaaatgtcctattaaaggcggacgggcctaaagtgtcctattgaaggcggacgagcctaaagtgtcctagtgaaggcggacgagcctaaatgtcctattaaaggcggacgggcctaaatgtcctattaaaggcggacgtgcctaaatgcggtgcttttgcgaacaatgatgatgtgcctttgcagggcatttgaaagtaataatgtaatgcaggtgcggttgcttttgcagtgcggggcatttgaaaacagtagtgcagtgcggggcatttaaagcaatagtgcatgcgcattgtatttgaaagcatttatgcaaggcatttgagagcaataggaaatgtttgtgcatcgccacgtttgaaaaatcatttgcaagactcagGCATTAATTCGTTGCGAATCTCGTaaattattgatactcgagaggcataattgttataagcaAGATCAAACCGTTCGACGTACAATCCTTGCAAGGTTgcgaacattatatattttgACTTCTGCAACTTGGAAACATGGTGATAAACAATTTCAGCCGAATTTGGAACTGTGATATATTGTGAAACAAAAcgagcgtcctttctccaaagtattccttttgcctgatgactttgttggccatatactctttcatgtttctcgatATCGCCc is drawn from Lycium barbarum isolate Lr01 chromosome 8, ASM1917538v2, whole genome shotgun sequence and contains these coding sequences:
- the LOC132605595 gene encoding uncharacterized protein LOC132605595, with product MADQSSNFPSPNSTHNHTNKPNSPFLGPPRIFNGLLTRSLSDTEATRSTSQFQTSRGRVYDTNTVISPNSILDGHGMQNYNLRNPFGYARKSKVPITKKPPNNKSELETIKTTTKNMPRSQASRVYDAESISSPNSILDGMQNCNLGNPFGYDKKSPNPISKKPPNDKLESKAIKTTPQFRTSRGQLYDFESVTSPDSIHDGMQNLNLRDPFGYDRKPPNPITKSPSNNKLESESIGLALIDPIENSEKFPVLFGAKLKVEIPSSIEVKNTCGDFGEMESSEDYTCVTTHGPNPRTTHIFDNCIVESCCGVRKLSELMKENTCNSCKVDHTAGKDI